CATCCCCAAGCCTTGGAGTCTGCTGTCGCCTCCAGTGTCCCACACTGATCACCTGGCTGCCACAAGTCAGTTTATTGGTGGTGGACTGGATGCTCGAGGATTTTTTAAATATGCTCTGAGCACGGACATGTCTCATTTTTGAAAATCCACCCTCTGCATGGATCAGTTTTGCTCTTTATAATCAGGCAAACATGGTAGCCCACGGACATGAGCACAGGGGAGGGGATCAGCCCTTTTACAGCATTTTAGAAATGTCACTGGGAGCCCTGTTCTGCAGTATGCGCAGGTCCAGGCATTTAACAGGTCTGGCTTCTCAGGGCAGCAAAAGGCTTCGTAATCGCTGACAAGAGGAGAAGTGTGTTCTGGTCACGGCCGGAACTGGTCACTATGTGCAACCAAGAAAAATGtgctatttttcagcttctgctttcatTCTCAGAGAACTGGAAGTAACGCGTTCACAAATACCAAAAGTCAGAATGCAAGTGCAAGCAGCAGACAACAAACCCGTATTTGGgctaaaagtttaaaaaaggagTGGTCTTAGACCAAACTATATGTCTATCCATGTTAAGTATTAGTTTCTGTGAGTATCAGTGTGTATTTACCACAGCCTGAGTGGGACCGATTTATTCTTCAACATTGGCTGTATAGCAATGTAATTGCTTGCCCTAACAAAAATAATCCTTGGGGCATGGGAGTGGATAATCAGCCCCAGCGGGATTTATCTGGCATACTTGCAGCATGCAAAGCAGAGCTCCTGAAAACCTTTCTGAATAAATGGGCATCATGTGGCAGAGGACTGAGGTGGCAGCTCAAAGGTGACTTCATGGCCCCAGGTCTGGAGCTGGCCGTGActtgctgcctcctcccagcatCAATCACACTGTGCCACAGCGAACCGGGAAGATTTGCTTTTTGGCTGACTAAAGCCATTGCTTTCCCAGCAGAGGGCACGATGCGCAGTGAGAACAGTGATTACCCCTGCCAGAAGCAATTTCAGAAACGATGCAGCAAAAAGGAACAAGTGTGCAGAGCCAGAAACCCCAAAGGCAGGATGTGTCAGGGTCTGCTCAGCGCCTTGCAAAGGGTCTGGCTGCGTCTTGAGCAAGCACCCCGCGCTGCTGACTGCTCCCAGCCCAGAGCCACAGTGGCCAAATCTCTTCCGCACTTTCGAAAGCACTTGGTTTCGTTATAAAACACcctcaaagctattttaaatggaatttggagaaatttctgtgaattaaagaaaatggagccagCATCTGTTGGAAGGAATGGAATTGCTCCTCATTTTCCAGAATTTTGAGGCATTGATGTCAAAATAGCAACGTTTTCCAAGACAACTCAATGTCTTCTAGCAACGTAATTTACTGCAGGGAGCAAACCCACCTCTTCAATTCAATCTGCTCATGGGTTGTGTGAGGTCTAAATTAAAGTCCTTTGTTTGGATTATCAGTGCTTAAGAAAATCGATCTCTGAAAGATGACCTGGTTGTAGAAAAATACTTTCCTGACTGACTATTTCCTTCTCAGAAATGGGTCCCTGGATTATTATCAAACTTCCTTTGAAAGAGGCTTCCAAGCAAAGGCATGAGAAACATTCAGTTCTTGCCTTAATTATTAAGTGAGGCAAACATGCTGTTTAGCCTCAGCTGTATATTTTAACCGTTCTGGTCATTCCCATGACCTGGAAATTTCCCTTGTTGTGCACCATCATGTGTCTATtccaaaatttcttttatttcaacttCCTGCTCATATCGTACTACTGCAGCAATGTGATTCCTGACTGACACACActtaaaaggattgaaatataaATCGATTTTCTTCCGAGAGGCAAAGTTTACACAAATGCTAGATCAGTGCAGTGACCAGTTGGGCTGAATGGACAAAAATCACCTGCTTTGAGCAACTCCTGCatggtaagaaggaaaaaatcacaAGCACAAGGTCTCTTTGGTGCTGCCACCTGAGAAAGAGGGTTGTGCTGCACCGCTCCCTTGGGAGTTGCGTGCTAGAATTGCTTATCTTCTCATGGTTTCATGAACACTGTTGTTTGTTAGTATTATGAGACAAACTGACTGGGCCACGAAGCTTCAGGGTGTTCAAACGGCAGATAATGAAAGGCTTGGCAAGGATTTCACACCCCTGCCCACTGGGGCTAACGTGtgttttacaatttattttatgcTGCTTAGCAGGTGTTGAAAAAGAGAACTTGCACCAAAGATAGCCCTTGAAATGGTCACATGGATTGCTCAGCAAGGCAAAGCTCTCGGCACAACCCAggctggttggggttttgtttcacCCCTGTCCCGCCTTTAGGATATTCTCCCGATAAACAGCAGCCCAGCTGGTTTTCCCTCTTGACCCATTATCTTGTAGCCAaggattttttccagctttggAGAGATTTGTCTAAGGTTACCAACGCCTAAACAACTGACAGACTGCGGATGTGCACTTGGCCTGCCCGTCCTGCTTCCTCCATCACTACCAGCTTGCGCTCGCCCTGTGGTGTTTGCTTTTGTTGACAGCTCCTTCCCAGTCCCACCACTGACACCTGGCCACCTTGTTCATAGTTTCTAGAAGATCTGCTATGGACTTTCTGCCATTCACCATGGACCCCTGGACCTCACATCACTTCAAAAAGCCCTTAAAAGCACTGCCTGATCTGCATGGCAGGTCTTACTCTTTTTTAAAGCTCTGGAAAGATTTTAGGTTGGCCCCCAAAATGTCAGTTACCGTTGCATCTTCAAGTCTCAAAATACACCATCCCCACCTAATGCAAACCGAAGGTCTGGTACCCACAGGTACACGTGCAGCAGTTGGAGGTAAAAGCACTTACAGGTGGTCTCTGAGGGGGAGATCAGGGCATGCCCTGAGCCATCGCTCTTTAGCAGAGGTGTCTCCTTGCCAGGGCCCAGTGCTCCCTCACTCTCCCCAGCCAGAGAATTCCTCTCTTGCAGGAGGGGGCTGTGTAAAGCGCAAGACACAGCTTTTGTGAGATCCAAACGCCTGCCTGCGGCTGCCGCCCCTTGCCAGGCTGTGTCCTGCCCATCGGTGCCTTCCACTGGCCGTCCCCGTCAGTTTGCAACCCCACTGCAGAGGGATGGGTTCCTCTCCCTGCATCCCAGAAAAGGCTTCTGTGGTCAGGGAGAGGATGGACTGAGCTTCCGCGGATGCCcaaagaaacagcagcatctgCAGCGCCCGTGAAACCAGGGGAAGAAGTGCTGTAGTTTTTTGGTGCAGAAAATAGCTCCAAGCTCTTGGCAAAGACAGATGGGTCCGTGAACCTTTTGCAGAGAGTGGCCTGACCTTGCAGCCACAGCTATGTGAACAGTCAGACCTGCTGGTTCATGAACCAGCCCGAATCACTTAGGCAATCGTCTTGCAAGTGAAAAACAAATAGCCCATGTCTATTAGGAGAGCTGTAGAGAAATCCCCTTTCTTCTAATGATTTGAAACTTCATGTGAATATGCAAAGGGAATAGAGGCTCTGTCGTTGACCACAAAGCACTTTGGGGATTCCAGCTATGCAAGTCTGTTGGTAATCTGGtctgctgtcccagctgtggACCCAGAACTTCCTTGTGGAacatctccttcccttccagcctGACAGCTGCCCAGAAAACCCGCCTGCTCTCAAGAGGGATGCTGGTGACGGGTCGTGCGCAGGGGCGAGATGTTGTGTCCACAAAGGTCGTACCAGCACAAGGAAAAGCTAAAGGCTGCTCAGCCTCTTGGGGACTTATTTATTTCAACCCACCACTGCagagtgtgcacaaagcagctctTCAGCCCTGGGTGGTAGGAGGAAGGTCTCCCCTCCACAGCACTCATGAGCTGTGCGCTGAAACCGCGAGTAGATTTTGGATCTTCAAGCTCCCTGGTGGCTTTCTGCTGACAGgggaaaggaaatgctttctatTTATCGGTTTTATCATCCTGTGTAAAGTTTGTTTCCTTTACATTTGAGAAGGTGATCAGAAGTGGGGGTGATGGGGACAAACTGCTGGTAGGCATGCATGTGTGAAAATGtgaatttgcttttgctgcttaGATTTAGGACAGGAGATACAAGCGTGCAGCAACATTTCTCTGTCATTTGGGTTTTCTCTGTGTCCCTCTTTGCCACCCTAAGGAGTCAAATGTGGTCTAAATGTTCACTAATAAAAAACTAGCCAACTTTGGCTGTGATACGATAATCTTCTTATCTGTAGATCTCAACTGAGTGAATCCAATAcccaacattttattttacacCTGTCTTAGCTTTGGTGAGCGTATGATGCAACTTGGGAACCTCTGTTCCTCAGACCATGTCAGATGGGGGAGGTTTTAAGCTCCATTCCAGACCTGATCCGCAGTCACTGAAATCAGAGGCAAATCAGGGCTCCGACTTCAACACAGATGAGAAAGTCCCCACTAGGCTGTTCTTCACTTTCCCTGGGATTTTTCTTGCAAATCCATCAAGGTGGAGATGCAGCAATTAAAGCAACAGGAGCAGCCATGGTTATGGGGTCCATGGTTACTTTTGCAGAATGGGGACAGTCCctaggcttttgtttttttctttattatatatgtttttattgTTGAAGACTGTTTGGGGCATCCATTTGCCTTTCAGAGGAGTGTGTAATTAGGAGATGCTGAAAGAAATCTCAGAGCTGTGGGATTACTTGTCTCTATGTGTATATTCCTCAGGTTTTGAATAGGAAAGGTCACTAAAGAGTTTGTTGGTTCTTAACACGTACAAGAGCAGACAGCAGGATAACAGGTCACCCGGCTCTGGAAACAGCCAGGTTGTTTCCCGGCAGGCTCTACAGATAACTcagttttattagtatttttgtAATAGATCTCCATCAATGACttcccagaaaataaaaactgttgtgAAGAAGTACCCAACACAATATTCTGGGATTCAAAGCAAGTTTAGTCTGGCTGGACTAAGCTGATAACCATCATCGATTCCTTTGCTTTTGATGGAGAGTTCTATAGTATTAACATCAGCTAACATAATTTTGGTTGCTAGCTTACTTCAGATCAGTAAGATGCTCGTTCATACTATGGAAATGAGTCActtgggagggagaagaaatttCTTGAACTCTCATTTTGCACAGTGTGAGAGTCTCAGCTCTGTTTAGTCATCATTTTGTGGAATGTCTTGTATTAAATGATTCACTTTTTCCAGAGCATGTGAATTTTGGACGTTGCTGAACGTTAGAATAACAATGGCTTCGGTGCCCAAAAGCCAACAGAAGAAAGTGGATGGTGTTATTTAAAGCTTGACCTCACAGCCAGCTGAAAGACACCTCCTGGCATAAGACAGTAAGACAAACTCATTGCTTAAATGTGTCCTATCCTGAAGGTCTTGAGGTAAGGTTGAAAAGGCAAATAGAAAAGGCACAGTACAGCAGAGCATGGAGAGCTCTCTGCAGGGAATTTTCGGTCAagatttttcattgaaaaaaggTGATTTAACAAAATCATCTATTTTGTAGTGAAGATGTAGGAACACTGCCCAGCTCCCAGTGGAGCTGCAAGCCTGAAAAGCAGGAGAGCTCCCCAACTGGGGGGGCTGTGAGGCTCACCACGTTCCAGCCCACCAGGCTCCTAGTCACCAAGCAAAAGTCCCAATTCCTGGCTCTCATCAGCACCTTCAAGTATTTCACCGTGGTACCTGGGATCCTGATTTCCAGATACAAGTAAATACCTGCTGGATTTTTCTATAGGCTATCTTCTTTTTACATGCTTGCTGTTTAAGCCAAGTCACACTCAGTGTTTGCTTTCATTAATCTCTTAAGAAAAGGATTGTCTTGAGGGCAGAGGCACTTGTAAGATATAATCAGGCAGAAAAAATTCATAAGCCAAGTGGTGAATTTGAAGATTAAAAATCCTGTATGCCTTGTGTACCAAACACGGCTCCGGTCCACTGGTCAACACTCAGCCATCTGCATGGGCTTCTGTAGGAGGGGGCAAAAGTGCAGCAGATCCTcagaaaaaatatacatttgtaaTAAATAATGCGCACGCTTtaacaaaacaaagttttattaATTACAGCACTTCAAGTAGCAGTTTGTCTGTCCTGAAAGTGGCACTTCAGGCTTCCAGAATAAGAACAGTATATCACAGTGCATCAAAGTACTAAGACGTCCTTCCTGCTGAAGGAATCGGCTTTGTTAGGCAACATGCATCCGAGTTTTTTTAAGTGACTTGAttaaatttctgttctgcttttactGGATACCCAGCCCTTACCAGTGTTTCCTTTCAGTCTTCTGAGAAACAATGATGTCAAGCACTCTTCCCTGGCTTCTGGCCCACCAGTGTCCACAGCATCTCTGACGCTGCCAATATTCATCATAAATAACTGCACTCTAGGCAGATAACTTCTGTGAATTCTGATAATAACACTATTCATAATTTTTTGAAGTGTATTACTGCAGCCAAAGggattagaatatttttaaatattttagcagtTGTAAGTGAGAGCTCAATATTTTCATCTCACAGAACCAGCCAAGTACATCTGCATTATTATTGCTTGATTTTTGATGTAGAAGCAAAATTCAGCCTTTTCTCAGAGAGTGTCATGAAGGAACACAAAGGGAAGGTGGAAAGGAAGCGGGGAGGGTCTCTGAAATGACTCTGGAGATGCTAGGCAGGGTATAGTCATGTAAAAAAGGTTTTCATTTAGTGTCCTTGTCAGAAAAAATGCACTTGAGTAATCTCAGAGATCCCAATGTAAGATGGATGCTCCTTGGGCCAGGATATTTGCCTTTCATTAAAACTGAGCTGACTTTATCTGACATGCAAAAAACcctattttgtttcatttagtcTGGCTGTGAAGGAGACTGTCCTGCTGccagccacctcctgccccagcagcaagATGGGTGCACCTGGTTTCACTGCCCCTTTTCTGGGTGTTGCCTTTCGGTCAAGTTTATCTccctgaaggaggaaaaaatcacTTCTGACACCAACTAGAAAAAGCGTGATTGCGAAATTTAGAAACTGGCTGGTAAGCATAGCAAAGAGCAGGAAACTCCTCCGCGCTTGCTGTTTGTCTTGGGTTTGTCAAGTCTGACCTTCAATTGACAGCTCTTGTGCCTCTGGTCACCTTGGACTACAGGCCACTCGGGAAAGTGCTCACAGCTCCAATTTTCAGCTCTAATAGTCTAAGTGCCAAGTAACTGCTACCAGCAGGGCACGTCAGGCATTCACTGGTACCAGTTTGAGTGTGAGGACCTACTGCAACCTGAAGGAGGGAAGGTTAGAGCTGAAATTCATCACGCTTGGGTTTTGTGCCCCACATCCTTCTTCTTCTCAGGTGGGCAGAGGCTTATTGCTGTGTTTGGGCTGGCAAGATGTATTGAAGGTCTGGAAGCATGACGGAGGGAGGTTGTATGTAGCATTTTGGCTATTAATACTTGGGGTTtggcttgtttcatttttctttccacctttTACGATCTGCGGATTGCAGAACATATCACAGAAGTTCAGTTTCTCAAAACCACAGTCTTTAATTGAAGCTGGAGGCCATCTCCCATGCAAAGTGCAAAAGTAATCGGAAGTGCCTACATCCACTTGTGTGTTGGGGAGTGTCTGAGGTATCTGGAGTACTTTATGTTTTGCTGATAACCATCCAGTGCTTTGAGGAGACCCCAGGAATCACCAGCTGGGTAATAGCTCTGTTATACATCCACCCGAGCCCCAGTGCGGTCAGAGGAATATCCATGGCCCTGGTACCCATGGCACCACTGCCAAGGGAGCCGGAACAGCACTGCTAATCCCAGcgcatccctccctgcctctgaAACCAAGGCCACCGAAATCGCTGGTGATCCCTCTGGGTACAGCACATGGACCCTTCAACACAGGGGTTTTCTGAAACTCTCTCCCCGCCCTTGTAGGGCTGCAGCAAACAACTGCATTCTGGCTTTCCACCTCCTGTTTATTTCTGAAGGAGGATGTGAGAAGCTATTTACTACTTTACTGTAGCAACCTCCCAAGAATAGCTCCAGGCGTGTACCAAGATGTGGCAGCTCAGCCCCGCTCTGTCCTGGGGACTCTCGTGGTGGGGCTGATGCCACCTGCGGGACAAGCCCAGCTAGGCTAGGTCAGCTTGGTGCTCACCTTGTTTCTCGATCCTACCTGCTGATTCTGATGGGTCACCTGGGTTAGAGATATTTTAGGGTATAGATCATGTCTTTAGTGTACAACTGTACAGCTCTTGGCTCAATGGATCCCTGAGTAAGCCTCTAAGCACCctttttacataaaaaatatttGGGTTGCTTTAGTTTTTACAACCGTTCATGCAATGTCATTTGTTTCACCTGTACAGTGAATAAACTGTAGATTGCAAACAATCAAAGCAAGCCCACAGTGCTCTAAGGCCGTCAACACGAGCACCCACAGCCCAGCTTCGTTGTGTTTCAGTGCCAAGGGGCTCCTCAGCCCCAAGCTCCTCATAATAACCAAGGCTAAACAGCGTCAGAAAACAGGAAGGTTTGAACTCAATGGTGTGCCAAAACATGAGCCTTGGTCCTTGGTTATTGAACAATTTTCAAACCAATAGTTTGAAATTGTGTTGAAGTGTCTTCTGTTTGGTGCCACAGAGCAGCTTCCCCTGGGAATACGCGCTACTTCGTTTTTAGCGTAGATCTGTTAGACatgctaaaaaatattttgtagtagaTGTATACATTGGCAATCCTTAAAAGAATCCCCAGGAAGTAACTGAGGGACctgagaagggctgcagccgtgctggagaaatgaaacaacaaaacacaaGCGCTGCGGGTGGGAGCAGAAGTGCTGCTGGCCTTCAGGAGGACATCCGTCTGGAACAGGGCGCACTCTGCAGTCACCAGGATCCAGATGATCCTGGATGTCAGTCTGGCATTTTTCACCGTCCGTAAATGGCGAGAGTCTGTGGGGAAGAAGGTTATCAAGTAAGCCTCGACGGCAACGCAgctcagcagcaagcagctgACGTGTGCGTTTGCAGTAAGGAGgttctgcagcagagctgatgtGAACGCTGTAGATGAGATACTAACTTCAAAGGTCCGAACAACCATCTCAGAAACAATGCTAACAGAAACCAGGATGTCTGCCTTTGCTAGGCTCGAAATGAGAACCACAGTGGACTTGGATGAAACCTTTGCAGACTGCAGGATGATTATCGTGTACAAACTGCCCAGCAAGCCCAGAAAAGTGCTGATGGCATTTGAAGAAGACAGGACAAGGTATTGGATATATTTAAGTACCAGGTATCTTCTAAGATCTTTCATGTGGTCTCTCTCCATAGAAATGCCAGTTAGGGAAGCATACCTAGAATACATATAAAAAAGGGTGATTAAATGTACAATTAGTGGGATAGATTCCAGACAAATTATTATGTACCTGCATTTGTACAGACACATGCTGGCATCCTGCACACTCCAGCATTAATATGGCATTGGTTGGTTATCCAGCTTCAGAAGCACTCAGCATGTGAAATCCTCAGGCTGCGTCAATTATTAAATAAATTGCATGTAAACCCAGGCGATACCATTTTATTATAGTTAACACAGGAGTCATTGCAGGGTACTGGAATGACTCTTGACTAATACTAGAAAAACTGAGGTCAGAATAGGGCTACTTTCATTATGCAAGTTTTTGTCTGTTTGCCTTTGTGGGTCAATGCAAGAATGAAGAATCCATTCTCTAGTGTCGCAGCAAGAAAAAGATTTCCAGTTGTGCTGTGTAGAAGAGTAAATGAGATATTTATTACTCATTCTGGGAAACAAAGTAATAAACTAAAGTGAATGCTATCCAAGAAATGTCCCAGTTGAATCAGTAGTTGAGAATTACCATACAAATacccattttatttccttttcctatcATTAGTGCAACTCTTCTTACACATTCGTATGCGGTCTCTAGCTTCTAAACAAAATTGAATGCCCGGGCACAGTGTGGGAAATGGCAATAAGTTACAGATGCTGGGCTACCAGGGAAAAGGTGGGCTCAGCAGTCCCCGCTGCTACAGCTTCACAAGCacacagctgctggctgcagaagcccattgggttttttaagttttgctGAGAAGGGATGTGGTCTCTGGTTCAATGTGCGGTTGGTGATAGCATCCCCGTGTGCTCTGGAGCTCCCCGTGCCCGTGAGCTTTCAGCTCTGAGCCTCCCAGGGCCATGCTGGCTGCCGCACCATTTAAATGGTGCCAGCTACGGcaccatttaaaatgtttcataatgTTCTGATTTTATATCTACATTTCTTTGGGAGTAAACTAAAAGCCAAGAGCCATTTCAAGCATTATTGCTA
This region of Harpia harpyja isolate bHarHar1 chromosome 18, bHarHar1 primary haplotype, whole genome shotgun sequence genomic DNA includes:
- the LOC128154026 gene encoding type-1 angiotensin II receptor-like codes for the protein MQKTIPGCFFQKMYASLTGISMERDHMKDLRRYLVLKYIQYLVLSSSNAISTFLGLLGSLYTIIILQSAKVSSKSTVVLISSLAKADILVSVSIVSEMVVRTFEVSISSTAFTSALLQNLLTANAHVSCLLLSCVAVEAYLITFFPTDSRHLRTVKNARLTSRIIWILVTAECALFQTDVLLKASSTSAPTRSACVLLFHFSSTAAALLRSLSYFLGILLRIANVYIYYKIFFSMSNRSTLKTK